The following are encoded in a window of Prevotella melaninogenica genomic DNA:
- a CDS encoding sulfatase-like hydrolase/transferase, with the protein MEQKLLTIALVSSAIGTGQKALAQTRGTTTDKPNVIIILADDLGYGDLECYGAKNVQTPNINKLAQSGIRFTNGHAVAATSTPSRYSLLTGEYAWRREGTDVAAGNAGMIIKPSQFTMADMFKSRGYATCAIGKWHLGLGYKGGEQDWNAPLPESLGDLGFDYHYIMAATADRVPCVFIENGSVANYDPAHPIEVSYVRNFEGEPTGRKNPELLYNMRSSHGHDMSIVNGIGRIGYMKGGGKALWKDENLADSILVHAVKFIENHKKEPFFMYFATNDVHVPRFPHKRFRGKNPMGVRGDAIVQFDWTVGQLMKKLHELKIDDNTLVILTSDNGPVVDDGYQDGAEELLNGHSPAGPFRGNKYSAFEGGTAVPLVISWPRKIKGGMVSKALVSQIDLLSSLGSLVQARFPKGSAPDSRDYLSTLLGKDLKGRNYVIGQSNTHVLSVLTAQYRYIEPSNGPKMIQWGPKIETGNLPFPQLYDMTVSPFESKNVADEHPDEVSRMQLILKEERNK; encoded by the coding sequence ATGGAACAAAAACTCTTGACAATAGCCTTAGTGTCTTCTGCAATCGGAACAGGTCAGAAAGCTTTAGCTCAAACACGTGGAACAACTACAGATAAGCCAAATGTAATTATTATATTGGCTGATGATCTTGGCTATGGTGATTTAGAGTGTTATGGTGCCAAGAATGTTCAAACACCTAATATTAATAAGCTCGCACAGTCAGGTATACGTTTTACGAATGGACATGCAGTCGCTGCAACAAGTACTCCCTCTCGCTATTCGCTTCTTACTGGTGAATATGCTTGGCGTCGAGAAGGTACAGATGTAGCTGCTGGTAATGCTGGTATGATTATAAAACCGAGTCAATTTACGATGGCTGATATGTTTAAGAGTCGTGGATATGCTACCTGTGCTATAGGAAAGTGGCATCTTGGACTGGGTTACAAGGGGGGCGAACAAGACTGGAACGCACCTTTGCCAGAGTCGTTAGGCGATCTTGGTTTTGATTATCATTATATCATGGCTGCCACTGCAGATCGTGTACCATGTGTCTTTATAGAGAATGGTTCGGTTGCAAACTATGACCCAGCTCACCCAATAGAAGTCTCTTATGTACGAAACTTTGAGGGTGAACCTACAGGACGTAAGAATCCAGAACTCCTATATAATATGCGTTCGAGTCATGGACATGACATGTCTATCGTTAATGGGATCGGTAGAATTGGCTATATGAAAGGTGGTGGAAAGGCTCTTTGGAAGGATGAAAACCTTGCCGACTCAATACTTGTACACGCAGTGAAATTTATTGAAAACCATAAGAAAGAACCTTTCTTTATGTATTTCGCAACAAATGATGTTCATGTTCCTCGCTTCCCTCACAAGCGTTTCCGGGGAAAGAATCCAATGGGAGTGAGAGGTGATGCTATCGTTCAGTTTGACTGGACTGTCGGACAGTTAATGAAGAAACTACATGAACTAAAGATAGATGACAATACACTCGTTATTCTTACAAGCGATAACGGACCTGTCGTAGATGATGGATATCAGGATGGTGCAGAAGAACTCCTCAATGGTCATAGCCCTGCTGGTCCTTTCCGTGGCAATAAATATAGTGCTTTTGAAGGTGGAACAGCTGTTCCATTAGTTATATCTTGGCCTCGTAAGATTAAGGGAGGAATGGTGTCTAAAGCACTTGTGAGTCAGATTGACCTTTTATCTTCTTTGGGTTCACTCGTTCAAGCAAGATTTCCAAAAGGTAGTGCACCTGACAGTCGTGACTACCTTTCTACCCTTCTTGGTAAAGACCTGAAGGGGCGTAACTATGTAATTGGACAATCTAACACACATGTCCTTTCAGTGCTTACCGCTCAATATCGGTACATTGAACCAAGTAACGGACCAAAAATGATTCAATGGGGACCAAAGATTGAAACAGGAAATCTTCCTTTTCCCCAACTTTATGATATGACTGTCAGTCCTTTTGAATCCAAAAATGTTGCTGATGAGCACCCTGATGAGGTTTCTCGTATGCAATTAATATTGAAAGAAGAGAGAAATAAATAG
- a CDS encoding site-specific integrase, whose protein sequence is MTILSYPTSRFVFDRKNRSSDKRKGLVQLEIKHDRKRKWISTGVKLYKDQWNEKTYVVNCLDSDKLNERLMLCKDKIESYFNSLMEQETVFSWEDFDIFLKRMDTSSSETFVDYIARRIEERNDIKLSTKINHRKLLTSLDEFGKILYFSDLTKGNVADYYNFLLGKEVSVQGVTQKLRQTTVSSYMKFLKVYINDAIQHEKIDKNPCDGLKIKRGFAEEGRWLSIEELSKIENIENIPPSLKVIRDLFLIQCYTGMAYTDLMDFSPEKLTVVDSVTVLSGKRKKSGETYVTVIYPALEKLLDK, encoded by the coding sequence ATGACGATATTATCATATCCAACATCAAGATTTGTTTTCGATAGAAAGAATCGTTCCTCAGATAAAAGAAAGGGACTTGTACAACTAGAGATAAAACACGATCGGAAGCGTAAGTGGATTAGTACAGGTGTTAAATTGTACAAAGACCAATGGAATGAAAAAACCTATGTTGTTAATTGTTTAGACTCAGACAAGCTAAATGAGAGACTAATGCTTTGTAAGGATAAGATAGAATCCTATTTTAATTCCCTTATGGAGCAGGAAACTGTTTTTTCATGGGAAGACTTTGATATATTCTTAAAAAGAATGGATACCTCTTCTTCAGAGACGTTTGTAGATTATATTGCTCGTAGAATAGAAGAACGAAATGATATTAAATTATCAACAAAAATAAATCATCGTAAACTCCTTACATCTTTAGATGAGTTTGGAAAGATTCTTTATTTTTCAGATCTCACTAAAGGAAATGTTGCTGACTATTACAATTTTCTATTGGGTAAAGAAGTTTCAGTACAAGGGGTTACTCAGAAATTGAGACAAACTACTGTTAGTAGTTATATGAAATTTCTAAAAGTCTATATTAATGATGCTATCCAGCATGAGAAAATTGATAAAAATCCTTGTGATGGATTAAAAATAAAACGTGGTTTTGCAGAAGAAGGACGTTGGTTATCTATTGAGGAACTTAGTAAAATAGAAAATATAGAGAATATTCCTCCTTCTCTTAAGGTCATTCGTGATTTGTTCTTAATACAGTGTTATACAGGGATGGCATACACAGATTTAATGGATTTCAGTCCTGAAAAGCTTACAGTAGTTGATAGCGTTACCGTTCTTTCTGGTAAACGTAAAAAAAGTGGAGAGACGTATGTAACGGTCATCTATCCAGCTTTAGAAAAGTTGCTTGATAAATAG
- a CDS encoding IS1634 family transposase yields MHANVQTRFNPATGDMAPYYRIKESYRDVQGHVHSLILLNIGFEPSLTAVQVRKIAYALTERFKNRSTPSLFKEHLDGLTPIEQAKADEWWIRMEKEGGIDRFNKEEQKSLRKYENYIDLETANYTDARNVGAEWLCKQTIDKLQLEGFLRKNGWTENAIHTALSALIVRTVYAVSERSSYYYLRDNSAAAELYSGVPGWTPGINSLYKITDKLYELKEQLEHHLCSITDALFNIDNKLMLFDLTNFYFEGSKRNSNKAKFGRSKEKRSDCKLLVLALCINKEGFIRYSSILEGNTADPKSLPNMIDTLAKRNPSRTKDTLVVMDAGVATEENLELIKKKGYNYLCVSRTKMKDYMLSDDNKSVTVMDARRQKITLKEVKTEDDEDYYLEITSPSKAMTESSMNRVWKERFEMELQRINNGISKKGGTKTYEKVVERTGRAIQKYPSIAKFYQISYIKNEKKPKEMLRVDWEIKDLSAMESGHGVYFLRSNVRTLSECVTWEYYNLIREIECTNRQLKNDLNLRPIYHQKDERSDAHLFFGLLAYWVVNTIRCQLKREGESCYWTEIVRRMSTQKLVTTKGKNPLGETIEMRQCSSPSKQAKQIYDKLNLKHSPFKKNKICRTQSP; encoded by the coding sequence ATGCACGCAAATGTACAGACACGATTCAACCCTGCCACAGGGGACATGGCTCCTTATTATCGCATCAAGGAGTCATATCGTGATGTGCAGGGTCATGTACATTCGCTAATTCTGTTGAATATCGGGTTCGAACCTTCACTTACTGCTGTACAGGTTCGAAAAATTGCATACGCTCTTACCGAACGCTTCAAAAATAGAAGTACACCCTCGCTTTTCAAAGAACATCTTGACGGTCTTACTCCTATTGAACAGGCAAAGGCTGACGAATGGTGGATCCGTATGGAGAAAGAAGGTGGAATCGATCGATTTAATAAGGAAGAGCAGAAGTCGCTGAGAAAATATGAGAACTACATAGACCTTGAGACGGCAAACTATACTGACGCAAGGAATGTTGGTGCAGAGTGGCTCTGCAAGCAGACAATAGACAAGCTACAATTAGAGGGTTTTCTGCGCAAAAACGGGTGGACGGAGAATGCGATACACACGGCTTTGTCAGCATTGATTGTTCGCACGGTATATGCAGTTTCTGAACGTTCATCTTATTATTATTTGCGCGATAACTCGGCTGCCGCTGAACTTTATAGTGGAGTTCCTGGCTGGACACCAGGAATCAATTCTCTGTATAAAATCACTGATAAATTATATGAACTAAAGGAACAGTTAGAGCATCATCTGTGCAGCATTACTGACGCTCTCTTTAATATAGACAACAAGTTGATGCTCTTCGACTTAACCAACTTCTATTTCGAGGGCAGCAAGCGTAACAGCAACAAGGCCAAGTTCGGTCGTTCAAAAGAAAAACGCTCTGACTGTAAGCTACTTGTACTTGCATTATGTATCAATAAAGAAGGTTTTATACGTTATTCTTCTATCTTAGAGGGTAATACAGCAGATCCCAAGTCTCTACCCAATATGATTGATACGCTGGCAAAGAGGAATCCATCAAGAACAAAGGATACGCTCGTTGTCATGGATGCAGGTGTTGCCACGGAAGAGAACTTGGAGTTAATAAAGAAAAAGGGTTACAATTATCTCTGCGTATCCCGTACGAAAATGAAAGACTATATGCTCAGTGATGATAACAAGAGCGTTACAGTAATGGATGCCCGTCGGCAGAAGATAACGCTGAAAGAGGTTAAGACAGAGGATGATGAGGATTATTATCTCGAAATAACATCTCCTTCGAAAGCTATGACAGAGTCGTCCATGAACAGGGTTTGGAAAGAGCGTTTTGAGATGGAACTGCAGAGGATAAACAATGGAATCTCCAAGAAAGGTGGAACAAAAACCTATGAAAAGGTTGTTGAACGTACAGGACGTGCCATACAGAAGTACCCTTCTATAGCGAAGTTCTACCAGATAAGCTACATAAAAAATGAGAAGAAGCCCAAGGAGATGCTACGTGTAGACTGGGAGATAAAAGACCTCTCGGCAATGGAATCTGGTCATGGAGTCTATTTCCTCCGTAGCAATGTCAGGACACTTTCTGAGTGTGTAACATGGGAATACTACAATCTCATTCGTGAGATAGAATGTACGAACAGACAACTAAAGAATGATCTCAACCTCCGTCCAATCTATCATCAGAAAGATGAGCGAAGCGACGCACACCTTTTCTTCGGTTTATTAGCCTACTGGGTGGTAAACACTATCCGTTGTCAATTAAAACGAGAAGGAGAATCCTGTTACTGGACCGAGATAGTACGACGTATGAGTACCCAAAAGCTCGTCACCACAAAAGGGAAGAATCCATTAGGTGAAACCATCGAGATGCGCCAGTGCAGTAGTCCTTCGAAGCAAGCAAAACAGATATACGATAAGTTGAACTTAAAACACTCACCATTCAAAAAGAATAAAATTTGTAGGACACAGAGCCCATAA
- a CDS encoding transposase: protein MKIQKISDITPTLPFTEFDFLQSYRESFAQSELGRIHSQLPLKELAAEYTILSHKSKRGKKPLFSGEGEIALMFLKSYTGLSDDGLIEMLNGSIHMQMFCGVLIDPSCPIKDGKIVSAIRNRLGQFLDIDSFQGILYAKWKDNLKDKDLCLTDATCYESYLRFPTDIKLLWECCYWLHTLLVSECKHLSERIPRSKYNNIDKARLAYAKQRKHTASSTRKLRRRLLRLLSKLLSQWNRLRKQYSPCICLSAEQEKRLSAVREVCLQQSELFSGKEVKHRIVSIDRPYLRPIVRGKENKRVEFGAKVNNIQIDGISFIEHHSFEAFNEGVRLKLCIEYQESLTGIKVKRVGADSIYANNANRTMCTEKGITTCFTRKGPRPKEEAECLKTARKIIGNLRATVMEGSFGNQKQHYSLGRIKARNMFSERLLLFFGIHTANAAILAAREMARRVKKAA from the coding sequence GTGAAGATACAAAAAATTTCTGATATAACACCAACTTTGCCCTTTACAGAGTTCGATTTTTTACAGAGCTATCGTGAAAGCTTTGCACAAAGCGAACTTGGACGCATTCATTCCCAGCTCCCACTAAAGGAGTTGGCAGCAGAGTATACGATCCTTAGCCATAAGAGCAAGCGAGGCAAAAAGCCTCTTTTCTCGGGTGAAGGAGAAATAGCCCTAATGTTCCTTAAGTCATACACAGGTCTGTCTGACGATGGTCTGATAGAAATGCTTAACGGAAGCATCCACATGCAGATGTTCTGTGGTGTTCTGATAGACCCCTCCTGTCCCATCAAGGATGGAAAGATTGTAAGTGCCATACGCAATCGTCTTGGTCAGTTTCTTGACATAGACAGCTTTCAGGGCATATTGTATGCCAAATGGAAAGACAACCTTAAAGACAAAGACCTGTGCTTGACGGATGCAACCTGTTACGAGAGCTACCTGCGTTTTCCTACGGATATCAAGCTGCTCTGGGAGTGTTGTTATTGGCTTCACACTCTGCTGGTCTCCGAGTGTAAACACCTCTCAGAGCGTATTCCGAGAAGCAAGTATAATAATATTGACAAGGCCAGGCTTGCATACGCTAAGCAGCGCAAGCACACAGCCTCGTCCACGCGCAAGCTCAGGAGAAGACTCCTGAGGCTTCTGTCCAAACTCCTGTCCCAATGGAATCGTCTGCGTAAACAGTACAGTCCTTGCATCTGTCTGTCGGCAGAACAAGAAAAGCGGCTGTCCGCTGTGCGTGAGGTATGCCTCCAACAGTCAGAACTATTCTCCGGCAAGGAAGTCAAGCACCGTATCGTCAGCATCGACCGCCCCTACCTCCGTCCTATTGTCAGAGGCAAGGAAAACAAGCGTGTAGAGTTTGGGGCAAAGGTCAACAACATACAGATAGACGGCATATCATTCATAGAGCACCACAGCTTTGAGGCATTCAACGAGGGTGTCCGTCTTAAGCTATGTATAGAATATCAAGAATCTTTGACGGGAATCAAAGTCAAGCGTGTAGGTGCCGATTCCATATACGCCAACAATGCCAACCGCACTATGTGTACAGAAAAAGGCATAACGACCTGTTTCACTAGAAAAGGTCCAAGACCCAAAGAAGAAGCTGAATGTCTCAAGACAGCGAGAAAGATTATTGGAAACCTCAGAGCTACGGTAATGGAGGGTAGCTTTGGAAATCAAAAGCAACACTATAGCCTTGGACGCATCAAGGCACGCAATATGTTTAGCGAGAGGCTACTACTCTTCTTCGGAATCCATACAGCAAATGCTGCCATTCTTGCCGCAAGGGAGATGGCTCGGAGGGTGAAGAAGGCTGCCTAA
- a CDS encoding ISL3 family transposase: MNTSIMQNALGVSQQDCQNLRYEGNNLVLEIQTPKEKLCCPVCGSHNINRNGSHIRRFVSVPIGLSKTYLDMRVHRIQCHDCGCIKQENIDFAKGKRRHTIAFANMVFDLSRFATIQDISWFLQVSWDVVRNIQMEFLQSNYSNPDLSMLRRISIDEFATHKGHVYKTIVVDLDNGHIVYVGDGNGKNALDGFWERLGKDKEHIQAVCTDLSAAYTRAVSEHLPNAALVVDHFHVTKLMNEKLDLLRRQLWHEEKDINKRKVIKGTRWLLLRNGNDIFDHAHRNRLENALSLNRPLMIAYYLKEDLKEIWNQCSKQKAKAVLDEWVKQAIESKIQPLMKMASTIRAYKTYILAWYDHYITNGTIEGINNKIKVLKRQIYGFRNEEYFKLRLYALHDRSLRI; this comes from the coding sequence ATGAATACCAGCATAATGCAAAACGCCTTAGGCGTCTCCCAACAAGATTGTCAGAATCTGCGCTACGAAGGTAATAACTTAGTTTTAGAAATCCAAACTCCAAAGGAAAAACTTTGTTGTCCTGTATGTGGAAGTCATAATATTAATCGTAACGGCAGTCATATTCGTCGCTTTGTAAGTGTTCCCATAGGTCTGAGCAAGACCTATCTGGACATGCGTGTACATCGTATTCAATGTCACGACTGCGGCTGTATCAAACAAGAAAACATCGACTTTGCGAAAGGAAAACGTCGGCACACTATAGCTTTTGCAAATATGGTGTTTGACCTGTCTCGCTTTGCAACAATTCAAGATATATCATGGTTCCTACAGGTATCCTGGGATGTAGTACGTAATATACAGATGGAGTTTCTACAGTCAAATTACTCTAACCCAGACCTTTCCATGTTAAGGCGTATTTCCATTGATGAGTTTGCCACTCATAAGGGGCATGTATACAAGACCATAGTTGTAGATTTGGATAATGGTCATATTGTTTATGTCGGTGATGGTAATGGCAAGAATGCTCTTGATGGATTTTGGGAACGGCTCGGCAAAGACAAAGAGCATATACAAGCAGTATGTACAGACCTTTCTGCCGCATATACACGAGCTGTAAGTGAGCATCTTCCCAATGCAGCACTTGTAGTAGACCACTTTCATGTAACCAAGCTTATGAACGAAAAGCTGGACTTGCTAAGGAGACAGTTATGGCATGAGGAAAAGGACATCAACAAGCGTAAAGTAATCAAAGGAACACGTTGGTTGTTACTCAGAAATGGAAATGATATCTTTGATCATGCACACAGAAATAGACTGGAGAACGCACTAAGCCTAAACCGTCCGCTAATGATTGCCTATTATCTCAAAGAAGATCTTAAGGAAATATGGAATCAGTGTAGTAAGCAAAAGGCTAAAGCTGTGTTGGATGAATGGGTAAAGCAAGCTATAGAATCCAAAATACAACCATTAATGAAAATGGCGTCAACTATTAGAGCATACAAGACATACATATTAGCATGGTATGACCATTATATAACAAACGGAACAATAGAAGGAATTAACAACAAAATAAAAGTTTTGAAAAGACAGATATATGGGTTCAGAAATGAAGAATACTTCAAATTAAGACTATATGCACTGCATGATAGGAGTCTACGCATTTAA
- a CDS encoding IS982 family transposase has product MITKDKITEIFCIADDFCKEFELETDKIGLSEKNKGCHRHRRWRMSKSEIITILICFHFNSYRNFRHYYTFFVKEHLADLFPNQLSYNRFLELEARVSVEMMMFLQICCFGRCTGISFMDSTCIPVCHNKRICRNKVFRNYATRGKSTMGWYFGFKLHLICNERGEILNFMLTKANVDDRDENVFNRLTDNVFGKLFADKGYISQGLFERLFNDGINLVTGIRSNMKNKLMPLYDRLLLRKRSVIETINDELKNVAQLVHSRHRSIFNFAMNVLSAIAAYSFFEKKPAVNIDFAIEQHSGQLTLF; this is encoded by the coding sequence ATGATTACCAAGGACAAAATTACTGAAATTTTCTGTATTGCAGATGACTTTTGCAAAGAATTTGAGTTAGAAACTGATAAAATAGGTCTCTCAGAAAAGAATAAAGGATGTCATCGCCATCGTAGGTGGCGTATGAGTAAGTCTGAAATCATAACGATATTAATTTGCTTCCACTTTAATTCCTATCGTAATTTTCGTCACTATTATACCTTTTTCGTAAAAGAGCATTTAGCAGATTTATTTCCAAATCAATTGTCTTATAATCGTTTTCTTGAATTAGAGGCAAGAGTCTCTGTAGAGATGATGATGTTCCTGCAGATATGTTGTTTTGGGAGGTGTACTGGTATTAGTTTTATGGATTCAACTTGTATTCCAGTTTGCCATAATAAACGTATTTGTCGCAATAAGGTTTTTAGAAATTATGCAACAAGGGGTAAGAGTACAATGGGATGGTATTTTGGATTCAAACTACATCTTATCTGTAATGAAAGAGGTGAGATTCTAAACTTTATGCTTACTAAAGCAAATGTTGATGACCGAGACGAAAATGTATTTAACAGGTTGACAGACAATGTGTTTGGTAAATTGTTTGCAGACAAAGGGTACATTTCTCAAGGATTATTTGAGCGATTGTTCAATGATGGAATAAATTTAGTTACTGGCATTAGGAGTAACATGAAAAACAAACTAATGCCACTTTATGATAGACTTCTTCTAAGGAAAAGATCTGTAATAGAGACTATCAATGATGAGCTAAAGAATGTAGCTCAATTAGTGCATTCAAGGCATAGAAGCATATTTAATTTCGCAATGAATGTTCTCTCTGCTATTGCAGCTTACAGCTTCTTTGAGAAGAAGCCAGCAGTGAACATAGACTTTGCTATAGAGCAACATTCGGGACAGCTTACATTATTCTAA
- a CDS encoding tyrosine-type recombinase/integrase — protein sequence MPKRTNQSYNRALKILSMACDIDKPLATHWARRTCGMLMLNKGYSIEVVAKVLGHSDIKTTQHCYAKILDKRLFR from the coding sequence ATTCCAAAACGTACAAATCAATCTTACAATCGAGCTTTGAAGATTCTTAGTATGGCTTGTGATATAGACAAACCTTTGGCTACTCATTGGGCAAGGCGCACCTGCGGTATGCTTATGTTAAATAAAGGCTACTCAATAGAAGTCGTTGCTAAAGTACTAGGGCATTCAGATATAAAAACAACACAGCATTGTTATGCAAAAATACTAGATAAAAGGCTCTTCCGTTAA